One stretch of Candidatus Baltobacteraceae bacterium DNA includes these proteins:
- the aspS gene encoding aspartate--tRNA ligase, with product MSKFIKRTCGALRAADIDKAVELNGWVHRRRDHGGLIFIDLRDRDGITQAVFDPADPATFSLAESLRSEDVVRVRGSVRARPAGTENKKLPTGEIELPAGEIHVWSRAETPPFQITSDERVDESLTLKYRYLDLRRPRMQHNLTVRHKIVKAIRDFYDSRDFLEIETPMLIKATPEGARDYLVPSRLYNGQFYALPQSPQMLKQILMIGGVGRYMQIARCMRDEDQRADRQPEFTQLDVEMSFVTEEDVLETMESAMKYTWKHALGIELHDLFPRLTHAEAMQRFGSDKPDLRFDLELADVTDAFASSEFNLFRTLAEQNGQARKGSVVALRYPGGGSLSRRDFDALVETAKTLGAKGLVWIALGEGETRSSIQRFLTDTLTADLRARSGAQQGDAILLVGDATEEALLVAGRLRNEIGERIGARDPQKFAFCWVVGFPWCERDPETGEIAPAHHPFTAPAPGQEGLIDTDPLAMRAQHYDMVLNGYELGSGSIRNHDPNMQRKIFKMLGMGEAEIEDRFGFFIRALDFGAPPHGGMALGIDRIAMLACGETSIRDVIAFPKNQGARDLMMEAPSGVPEKSLRELGITVKEATAKP from the coding sequence GTGAGTAAATTCATCAAACGCACCTGTGGCGCGCTCCGGGCCGCCGATATCGACAAGGCCGTCGAGCTCAACGGTTGGGTTCATCGCCGCCGGGATCACGGTGGACTGATCTTCATCGATCTGCGCGATCGCGACGGCATCACGCAAGCCGTGTTCGATCCGGCCGATCCGGCCACGTTCAGTTTGGCGGAATCGTTACGCAGTGAAGACGTCGTGCGCGTGCGCGGAAGCGTGCGCGCGCGGCCGGCTGGGACTGAGAACAAAAAATTGCCCACCGGCGAGATCGAATTGCCGGCCGGCGAGATTCACGTGTGGTCGCGTGCCGAGACACCGCCCTTCCAAATTACGTCGGATGAACGCGTCGACGAGAGCCTGACGCTCAAGTACCGCTATCTCGATCTGCGCCGTCCCCGGATGCAGCACAATCTCACCGTGCGTCACAAGATCGTCAAAGCGATTCGTGACTTCTATGATTCACGCGACTTTCTCGAGATCGAGACGCCGATGCTCATCAAGGCGACGCCGGAAGGTGCACGCGACTATCTCGTTCCGAGCCGGCTGTACAACGGGCAGTTTTACGCGCTGCCGCAATCCCCGCAGATGCTCAAGCAGATCCTGATGATCGGGGGCGTGGGCCGATACATGCAGATCGCGCGCTGCATGCGCGACGAAGATCAACGTGCCGACCGGCAGCCTGAGTTTACGCAGCTCGACGTCGAGATGTCGTTCGTCACCGAAGAAGACGTCCTCGAGACGATGGAATCGGCGATGAAGTACACGTGGAAGCACGCGCTCGGGATCGAGCTCCACGACTTGTTTCCACGACTCACGCATGCGGAAGCGATGCAGCGCTTTGGCAGCGACAAGCCCGACTTGCGCTTCGATCTCGAGCTGGCAGACGTAACCGATGCATTTGCCAGCTCCGAGTTCAACTTATTCAGGACGCTGGCGGAGCAGAACGGTCAAGCCCGCAAAGGCAGCGTCGTCGCGCTACGCTATCCCGGCGGCGGCTCGCTTTCGCGTCGCGATTTCGACGCGCTGGTCGAGACCGCGAAGACGCTCGGTGCAAAAGGCCTCGTTTGGATTGCGCTCGGCGAAGGCGAAACGCGTTCGTCGATTCAGCGCTTTCTTACCGATACGCTCACGGCGGATTTGCGCGCACGAAGCGGCGCGCAGCAGGGTGACGCAATTCTGCTCGTCGGGGATGCGACGGAAGAAGCACTGCTCGTCGCGGGGCGGCTGCGCAACGAAATCGGCGAACGCATTGGCGCGCGCGATCCGCAAAAGTTCGCGTTCTGCTGGGTGGTCGGCTTTCCGTGGTGCGAGCGCGATCCGGAAACGGGCGAGATTGCGCCCGCACATCATCCGTTCACGGCGCCTGCGCCCGGACAAGAGGGTCTGATCGATACCGATCCGCTTGCCATGCGCGCACAGCACTATGACATGGTGCTCAACGGCTACGAGTTGGGAAGCGGATCGATTCGCAACCACGATCCCAACATGCAGCGCAAAATCTTTAAGATGCTCGGAATGGGCGAAGCCGAGATCGAGGACCGTTTTGGGTTCTTCATTCGCGCGCTCGATTTCGGTGCGCCGCCGCACGGCGGAATGGCACTTGGCATCGACCGCATCGCGATGCTCGCGTGCGGTGAGACGAGCATTCGCGACGTCATTGCGTTTCCGAAGAATCAGGGCGCGCGTGATTTGATGATGGAAGCGCCGTCCGGCGTTCCGGAGAAATCGCTGCGCGAGCTTGGTATTACGGTAAAGGAAGCTACGGCGAAACCGTAG
- a CDS encoding glycosyltransferase, protein MIDISVVVPTYNRLETLQHVIPSLMSQSIAPERYEVIVADSNSTDGTAEYLAREPRVRHMPGKYTGRAGARNAGIAAATGRIILFNDSDIIASRDLLERHLRRHETGRSAVVGLEVQVRSYDEFLTKSARAPSRDSLHPPNRKRLSWLYFLTGNASVPKRDLDAVGGFDESFTGYGHEDLELGYRLETSGVRIVYEPKAINYHLQDVGFEDQKSKMELAGRSTVRFYRKHPAFVVKLRLGMTPLSLGVHSLLERTPAIRDWLDRRSATWPLARTIAYQYHYISGIKAALSE, encoded by the coding sequence ATGATCGATATTTCCGTCGTCGTTCCGACCTACAATCGTCTCGAGACGCTCCAGCACGTAATCCCGTCGCTGATGTCGCAGAGCATCGCGCCGGAGCGTTACGAAGTGATCGTCGCCGATTCGAACTCGACCGACGGCACGGCGGAATATTTGGCGCGCGAGCCGCGCGTCCGCCACATGCCGGGCAAGTACACGGGTCGCGCCGGCGCACGCAACGCAGGCATTGCGGCCGCAACCGGGCGGATCATTCTTTTCAATGACAGCGACATCATCGCGTCGCGTGATTTGCTCGAACGGCATCTCAGGCGGCACGAAACCGGAAGGTCCGCCGTGGTCGGACTCGAGGTGCAAGTCCGCTCGTACGACGAGTTTCTCACAAAGAGCGCCCGGGCGCCGTCGCGTGACTCGCTGCATCCGCCGAATCGTAAGCGGCTCTCGTGGCTGTACTTTCTCACCGGCAACGCCTCGGTTCCCAAAAGAGATCTCGACGCCGTCGGTGGGTTCGACGAGAGCTTCACCGGCTATGGCCACGAGGATCTCGAGCTTGGATATCGTTTGGAAACGAGTGGCGTACGGATCGTTTACGAACCCAAAGCCATCAACTACCATTTGCAAGACGTCGGGTTCGAGGATCAGAAGTCGAAGATGGAGCTGGCCGGGCGCTCGACGGTGCGCTTCTACCGTAAGCATCCGGCATTTGTCGTCAAGCTGAGATTGGGAATGACCCCGCTCTCCCTCGGCGTACACAGTCTGCTCGAGCGCACACCCGCAATTCGGGACTGGCTGGACCGGCGTTCCGCAACCTGGCCCCTGGCTCGAACGATTGCCTATCAATATCACTACATCTCAGGGATCAAAGCCGCACTCAGTGAGTAA